In Corticium candelabrum chromosome 1, ooCorCand1.1, whole genome shotgun sequence, the genomic stretch ACGCCAATAGCCCAGACTACGTATGGTGAGATACTATGCACTAGCAATAAATACGTACCTACTGGCTTTGGTGCCACCAATATTACtggctatttaattaatggctATGTCAGGTAAACCCAATTGAAAATTTTTTAAACAGTTTGAAATTATAACATGAGTTGCTGTGGACTTGGCAAATTATTGCCGTTTTGTAATTTCTAATTATATAAGccttttcatttaattaattaataaatctaaTGATTACTAGTGACTAAGTCTAGTGCTGCCATTCTATTTGATATAATGTAATCAAAACGAATTATATGTAAAGCTACAGGTACCATACgcatacagtacatgtaaaACAGCACTTCCGGAAGCAGCAAAATGCGTACGGGACACGGACTACGACTACGAGTTTGCATCCCCGTATGTGAAGCTGTGTGTGACAGAGATGGCGAAATTCGCGAGGAAGAGCACGTCGTCTCGTCGGAAGTGCCGCAAAATGCACTTTTCTGCGCCTTCAAGTGTTCGTAGAAAAATCATGAGTGCTCCTTTGTCAAAAGAACTGCGTCAAAAGTACGACGTGCGGTCCCTACCAGTTAGAAAAGATGATGAAGTGCTGGTTACACGTGGTCACAACAAAGGCTCTCAGGTACACTGAATTTATTCATCGTATGCAGGATTGTTTGCAATTAACTATAGAGATAGTATGACGAAATATCAGTTGCAGGACCCCTTTCGGGGTGTTAACATGTGTCATGTATCTTCTTTTCAGGTTGGAAAAATACTGCAAATATACAGGAAAAAGTGGGTTTTGCACATAGAAAGGATTCAGCGCGAGAAAGCAAACGGTGCGTCGGTCAGTTTAGGAATTCATCCGTCAAAGGTACATAAATCACATCTCTGTGTGATATGCGTTTTGGTGTGATGCTGGTTCATCTAAGGTCGAGATTGTTAAGCTAAAGATGACGCGGGATAGAAAGCGGATTTTGGATCGAAAGAACCGGTCCGCAAGACTTGACAAAGAGAAGGGAAAGTACACGGAGGAGACGATGGACACAGCTTA encodes the following:
- the LOC134187149 gene encoding large ribosomal subunit protein uL24-like yields the protein MAKFARKSTSSRRKCRKMHFSAPSSVRRKIMSAPLSKELRQKYDVRSLPVRKDDEVLVTRGHNKGSQVGKILQIYRKKWVLHIERIQREKANGASVSLGIHPSKVEIVKLKMTRDRKRILDRKNRSARLDKEKGKYTEETMDTA